One stretch of Streptomyces sp. A2-16 DNA includes these proteins:
- a CDS encoding prephenate dehydratase, with protein MTTVAYQGEPGSNSATAVHTLYPGCAEQPCTSFEQALDAVTLGTADVAVIPVDNSAAGRVADVHHLLPESGLFIVAEHFLAIRFDLMGVPGATPEQVECVRSHVHALGQCRKVLREGGWRTLVTDDTAGAAREVAELADPRHAALAPPAAAALYGLDVLRPGVEDDPDNTTRFVVLSREAAVAPDTGTPTMTSLFFSVRNIPSALFKALGGFATSGVNLTKIESYQIGAGLNASRFYVEIEGHPDEQHVALALNELRFFSTEVRVLGVYPAHPHRRPER; from the coding sequence GTGACGACCGTCGCGTACCAAGGTGAACCAGGATCCAACTCGGCGACCGCCGTGCACACCCTGTACCCGGGCTGCGCCGAGCAGCCCTGCACGAGTTTCGAGCAGGCCCTGGACGCGGTGACGCTCGGCACGGCCGACGTCGCCGTGATCCCCGTGGACAACTCCGCCGCCGGACGGGTGGCGGACGTCCACCATCTGCTGCCCGAGTCGGGGCTGTTCATCGTCGCCGAGCACTTCCTCGCCATCCGCTTCGACCTGATGGGCGTGCCCGGGGCGACGCCGGAACAGGTGGAGTGCGTACGCAGCCATGTGCACGCACTCGGGCAGTGCCGCAAGGTCCTGCGGGAGGGCGGCTGGCGCACCCTCGTCACCGACGACACGGCCGGAGCGGCGCGCGAGGTGGCCGAGCTGGCCGATCCCCGGCACGCGGCGCTCGCCCCGCCCGCCGCGGCCGCGCTCTACGGCCTCGACGTACTGCGCCCCGGGGTCGAGGACGACCCCGACAACACCACGCGGTTCGTCGTCCTGTCCCGGGAGGCCGCCGTGGCCCCGGACACCGGGACACCGACGATGACGAGCCTGTTCTTCTCGGTGCGCAACATCCCCAGCGCCCTCTTCAAGGCCCTCGGCGGCTTCGCCACCAGCGGGGTGAACCTCACCAAGATCGAGAGCTACCAGATCGGCGCGGGGCTGAACGCCAGCCGCTTCTACGTCGAGATCGAGGGCCACCCCGACGAACAGCATGTCGCCCTGGCCCTGAACGAACTGCGGTTCTTCTCCACCGAGGTGCGTGTCCTGGGTGTGTACCCGGCCCATCCGCACCGACGGCCGGAGCGCTGA
- a CDS encoding DNA starvation/stationary phase protection protein: protein MTVINSPLPDKEREIVGSALQATLVDLLDLSLVAKQAHWNLYGPRFRSIHLQLDEVVTTAREYADTVAERAAALGISPDGRASTVAATSGVPDFSPGWTKDVDAVGALVRAFSAVVGRVRERIEQTGPADAVTQDLLIGLTADLEKQSWMFQAEHGG, encoded by the coding sequence ATGACGGTCATCAACAGCCCGCTGCCGGACAAGGAACGCGAGATCGTGGGGAGCGCCCTCCAGGCGACCCTGGTCGATCTGCTCGACCTCTCCCTGGTCGCCAAGCAGGCGCACTGGAACCTGTACGGGCCGCGCTTCCGCTCCATCCACCTCCAGCTCGACGAAGTGGTCACCACGGCCCGCGAGTACGCCGACACGGTGGCCGAGCGTGCCGCGGCGCTGGGGATCAGCCCGGACGGGCGGGCCTCGACCGTCGCGGCGACGAGTGGGGTGCCGGACTTCTCACCCGGTTGGACGAAGGACGTGGACGCCGTCGGCGCCCTGGTGCGGGCCTTCTCCGCCGTCGTGGGGCGGGTGCGGGAACGCATCGAACAGACCGGGCCGGCCGACGCCGTGACCCAGGATCTGCTGATCGGCCTCACCGCCGACCTGGAGAAGCAGAGCTGGATGTTCCAGGCCGAGCACGGGGGCTGA
- a CDS encoding phospholipid carrier-dependent glycosyltransferase, protein MTSSETTCPPVVAETATTAPRDWQERLRRFGYVVRPGTDLRERLVPPWPKRSVWDWLGPVLVAVLAGAIRFWHLGRPRAVVFDETYYAKDAWSLLRLGYEGSWPDRKIADPQILAHPQVVSLSDTGAFVAHPPMGKWVIALGEWMFGLTPFGWRFMTAALGTLSVLVLCRIGRRLFRSTALGCLAGALLAVDGLHVVMSRTALLDLVVMFFVLAAFGCLLVDRDRARARLAAALPVGEDGRARPDEHTGDHVGTGLRPWRLAAGVLLGLAASTKWNGLYVLVFFVLMTVLWDVGSRRVAGAGDPYRAALRKDVGPSVLSLVPVALTTYLITWTGWFRSDDGYDRHWADGRGGTWSWIPAPLRSLWHYEHGVYEFNVGLHSPHKYQSNPWSWLVQGRPVLFHYESPKPGQDGCRTAVDCSQTVLALGTPLLWWSACAALLYLLFRWALRRDWRAGAVLCAVGAGYLPWFLYQDRTIFSFYAVVFVPYLCLAVTMMLGAVLGPPGADRRRRTRGAVAAGALVLLIAWNFIYFFPLYTGETIPYADWHSRMWLDTWI, encoded by the coding sequence GTGACGAGCAGTGAGACGACCTGTCCCCCCGTCGTCGCCGAGACCGCGACGACAGCGCCCCGGGACTGGCAGGAGCGGCTGCGCCGATTCGGATATGTGGTCCGTCCGGGGACCGACCTCCGCGAGCGTCTTGTTCCGCCCTGGCCCAAGCGGTCGGTGTGGGACTGGCTGGGGCCGGTGCTCGTCGCCGTCCTGGCCGGGGCGATCCGCTTCTGGCACCTCGGCCGGCCCCGGGCCGTGGTCTTCGACGAGACCTACTACGCCAAGGACGCCTGGTCCCTGCTGCGGCTCGGCTACGAGGGCAGCTGGCCGGACCGCAAGATCGCCGACCCGCAGATCCTCGCCCACCCCCAGGTCGTCTCGCTCTCCGACACGGGGGCGTTCGTCGCCCACCCACCGATGGGCAAGTGGGTGATCGCCCTCGGCGAGTGGATGTTCGGCCTCACCCCGTTCGGCTGGCGCTTCATGACGGCGGCCCTCGGCACCCTGTCGGTGCTCGTGCTGTGCCGCATCGGACGCCGGCTGTTCCGTTCGACGGCGCTGGGCTGCCTGGCCGGCGCGCTGCTCGCGGTGGACGGTCTGCACGTGGTGATGAGCCGTACCGCCCTGCTGGACCTCGTCGTCATGTTCTTCGTCCTGGCGGCGTTCGGCTGCCTGCTGGTCGACCGGGACCGCGCACGGGCCCGGCTCGCGGCCGCCCTCCCGGTCGGCGAGGACGGCCGCGCGCGCCCGGACGAGCACACCGGTGACCACGTGGGAACAGGACTGCGTCCCTGGCGGCTCGCGGCCGGCGTGCTGCTGGGACTGGCCGCCTCCACCAAGTGGAACGGCCTGTACGTGCTGGTCTTCTTCGTGCTGATGACCGTGCTGTGGGACGTCGGCTCCCGCCGCGTGGCCGGGGCCGGTGACCCCTACCGGGCGGCGCTGCGCAAGGACGTCGGCCCGTCGGTCCTGTCCCTCGTACCAGTCGCGCTGACGACCTATCTGATCACCTGGACCGGCTGGTTCCGCTCCGACGACGGCTACGACCGGCACTGGGCCGACGGCCGCGGCGGCACCTGGTCGTGGATCCCCGCCCCGCTGCGCAGCCTGTGGCACTACGAGCACGGGGTGTACGAGTTCAACGTCGGGCTGCACTCCCCGCACAAGTACCAGTCCAACCCCTGGAGCTGGCTGGTCCAGGGCCGCCCCGTGCTGTTCCACTACGAGTCGCCGAAACCGGGGCAGGACGGCTGCCGCACGGCCGTCGACTGCTCCCAGACGGTCCTCGCCCTCGGTACCCCGCTGCTGTGGTGGTCGGCCTGCGCCGCCCTGCTCTACCTGCTCTTCCGCTGGGCGCTGCGCCGCGACTGGCGGGCCGGTGCCGTCCTGTGCGCGGTGGGCGCCGGCTACCTGCCCTGGTTCCTGTACCAGGACCGCACGATCTTCTCCTTCTACGCGGTCGTCTTCGTGCCGTACCTGTGCCTGGCCGTGACGATGATGCTGGGCGCGGTACTCGGTCCACCGGGAGCGGATCGCCGGCGGCGCACCCGAGGCGCGGTCGCGGCCGGCGCCCTCGTCCTGCTCATCGCCTGGAACTTCATCTACTTCTTCCCGCTGTACACGGGCGAGACGATCCCGTACGCCGACTGGCACTCCAGGATGTGGCTGGACACCTGGATCTGA
- a CDS encoding DUF6213 family protein: protein MNREVTLPLIVDDRGTLQVAAADVSKLLRSLGGRWLHLVEAGADGLDEDTVAALTIELAKLADRIDVACIAHSSGGAP, encoded by the coding sequence GTGAACCGCGAAGTGACTCTGCCTCTGATCGTCGACGACCGCGGGACCCTGCAGGTGGCCGCCGCCGATGTCAGCAAGCTGCTCCGCAGTCTCGGCGGGCGGTGGCTGCACTTGGTCGAGGCCGGGGCCGACGGGCTCGACGAGGATACGGTCGCCGCGCTGACGATCGAGCTGGCGAAGCTGGCCGATCGCATCGACGTGGCGTGCATCGCGCACAGTAGCGGTGGGGCGCCGTAG
- a CDS encoding NUDIX domain-containing protein — MRTSAGLLLYRHTGDGLEVLLGHMGGPFFARRDAGAWTLPKGEYEPDSESAWDAARREFQEELGLAPPDGEAVPLGEVRQTNGKVVTAWAIEADLDPAAVVPGVFSMEWPPKSGRTQEFPELDRVEWFGLDRARAVIVKAQAAFLDRLAEHSA; from the coding sequence GTGAGGACGAGCGCGGGGCTTCTGTTGTACCGGCACACCGGCGACGGTTTGGAGGTGTTGCTGGGCCATATGGGCGGTCCGTTCTTCGCGCGGCGGGACGCCGGAGCGTGGACGCTTCCCAAGGGCGAGTACGAGCCGGACTCGGAGTCGGCCTGGGACGCGGCCCGCCGGGAGTTCCAGGAGGAGCTGGGGCTGGCGCCGCCGGACGGGGAGGCCGTACCGCTGGGTGAGGTCCGGCAGACGAACGGCAAGGTCGTCACGGCCTGGGCGATCGAGGCCGACCTCGATCCGGCCGCCGTGGTACCGGGGGTGTTCAGCATGGAGTGGCCGCCGAAGTCCGGGCGGACGCAGGAGTTCCCCGAGCTGGACCGGGTGGAGTGGTTCGGCCTCGACCGGGCCCGGGCCGTGATCGTGAAGGCGCAGGCCGCGTTTCTCGACCGGCTGGCTGAGCACTCGGCCTGA
- a CDS encoding XRE family transcriptional regulator, which translates to MSTDEVLAEVGPRLRRLRKDREVTLAALSETTGISVSTLSRLESGLRKPSLELLLPIAQAHQVALDELVGAPPVGDPRVRSAPLERHGRTFWPLTRQPGGLQAFKVLVPRREEEPELRTHEGYEWLYVLAGRLRVVLGDHDVVMTAGEAAEFDTRVPHWFGSTGEGPAEFLSLFGPQGERMHVRARPRKA; encoded by the coding sequence ATGAGTACCGACGAAGTTCTCGCCGAAGTGGGACCCAGGCTCAGGCGGCTGCGCAAGGACCGGGAGGTGACCCTCGCGGCCCTCTCCGAGACCACCGGCATCTCCGTGAGCACGCTCTCGCGACTGGAGTCCGGCCTGCGCAAGCCGAGCCTGGAGCTGCTGCTGCCGATCGCCCAGGCCCATCAGGTGGCGCTGGACGAACTCGTCGGCGCCCCGCCGGTCGGCGACCCCCGGGTGCGGTCCGCGCCGCTCGAACGGCATGGGCGCACCTTCTGGCCGCTCACCCGCCAGCCCGGCGGCCTCCAGGCCTTCAAGGTGCTGGTGCCGCGCCGCGAGGAGGAGCCGGAGCTGCGCACCCACGAGGGCTACGAGTGGCTGTACGTGCTGGCGGGGCGGCTGCGGGTGGTGCTCGGGGACCATGACGTGGTGATGACGGCGGGCGAGGCGGCGGAGTTCGACACCCGGGTGCCGCACTGGTTCGGTTCGACAGGGGAGGGGCCTGCGGAGTTCCTCAGTCTCTTCGGACCGCAGGGGGAGCGGATGCACGTACGAGCGCGTCCCCGGAAGGCGTGA
- a CDS encoding ATP-dependent DNA ligase — protein sequence MLLTRLAQVSQEVAATSARSRKIALLAELFRDAEADDVPIVIPYLAGRLPQGRLGVGWKVLGRSVAPAAEPTLTVREVDALLSELGKVAGAGSQAERARLVGELMGAATEDEQRFLHGLISGEVRQGALDAVATEGLAQATQAPPADVRRAVMLAGSLQTVAEALLTDGPPALDRFRLTVGRPVLPMLAHSASSVAEAVDKLGVCAVEEKLDGIRVQIHRDGDAVRLYTRTLDDITDRLPELTAAALELRGERFILDGEVIAFDEDGRPRSFQETAGRVGSRVDVTTAAEAVPVSPVFFDALSVDDRDLLDLPFAERHAELARLAPEPMRVRRTLVSGPDDLGAAEEFLAETLKRGHEGVVVKSLDAPYSAGRRGASWLKVKPVHTLDLVVLAAEWGHGRRTGKLSNLHLGARTADGGFAMLGKTFKGMTDAMLTWQTERLQELAVDSSGYVVSVRPELVVEIAYDGLQRSTRYPAGVTLRFARVVRYREDKRPQDADTVETLLAAHPEVRP from the coding sequence ATGCTGCTTACCCGGCTGGCCCAGGTGTCCCAGGAGGTCGCCGCCACTTCGGCGCGGTCCCGGAAGATCGCGCTCCTCGCCGAACTGTTCCGGGACGCCGAGGCGGACGACGTCCCGATCGTCATCCCGTACCTGGCGGGACGGCTCCCGCAGGGCCGGCTCGGCGTCGGCTGGAAGGTCCTCGGCCGTTCGGTCGCCCCGGCCGCCGAGCCGACCCTGACCGTGCGCGAGGTGGACGCGCTGCTCAGCGAGCTGGGCAAGGTCGCGGGCGCGGGCTCACAGGCCGAACGCGCCCGACTGGTCGGTGAGCTGATGGGCGCGGCCACCGAGGACGAGCAGCGGTTCCTGCACGGGCTGATCAGCGGAGAGGTACGCCAGGGAGCGCTGGACGCGGTCGCCACGGAAGGGCTGGCCCAGGCGACGCAGGCACCGCCCGCCGACGTACGCCGTGCCGTGATGCTCGCCGGCTCCCTGCAGACGGTGGCCGAGGCCCTGCTCACCGACGGACCGCCCGCCCTGGACCGCTTCCGTCTCACCGTCGGCCGCCCGGTCCTGCCGATGCTGGCGCACAGCGCCTCCTCGGTGGCCGAGGCGGTCGACAAGCTCGGCGTGTGCGCGGTCGAGGAGAAACTGGACGGCATCCGCGTCCAGATCCACCGGGACGGCGATGCCGTACGGCTGTACACCCGCACCCTCGACGACATCACCGACCGGCTGCCCGAACTGACCGCCGCAGCATTGGAGTTGAGGGGTGAGCGGTTCATCCTGGACGGCGAGGTGATCGCCTTCGACGAGGACGGGCGGCCGCGTTCCTTCCAGGAGACCGCGGGCCGGGTCGGCTCCCGCGTGGACGTGACGACCGCCGCCGAGGCGGTGCCCGTCTCCCCCGTCTTCTTCGACGCCCTGTCCGTCGACGACCGCGACCTCCTCGACCTGCCCTTCGCCGAACGGCACGCGGAACTGGCCCGGTTGGCGCCCGAGCCGATGCGGGTCCGGCGCACGCTGGTGTCCGGCCCCGACGACCTGGGCGCGGCCGAGGAGTTCCTCGCCGAGACCCTGAAGCGCGGTCACGAGGGTGTCGTCGTGAAGTCCCTCGACGCCCCCTACAGCGCGGGCCGGCGCGGTGCCTCCTGGCTGAAGGTCAAACCCGTGCACACTCTCGACCTGGTGGTGCTGGCCGCCGAGTGGGGCCACGGCCGCCGCACCGGCAAGCTCTCCAACCTGCACCTCGGCGCCCGCACCGCCGACGGCGGCTTCGCCATGCTGGGCAAGACCTTCAAGGGGATGACCGACGCGATGCTGACCTGGCAGACCGAGCGGCTCCAGGAACTGGCCGTCGACAGCAGCGGCTACGTGGTGAGCGTACGGCCCGAACTCGTCGTCGAGATCGCCTACGACGGCCTCCAGCGGTCGACCCGCTATCCGGCCGGGGTCACCCTCCGCTTCGCCCGCGTGGTCCGCTACCGCGAGGACAAGAGGCCGCAGGACGCCGACACGGTGGAGACGCTGCTGGCCGCGCACCCCGAGGTGAGGCCGTGA
- a CDS encoding NADP-dependent succinic semialdehyde dehydrogenase yields the protein MPIATVNPANGETLKTYEAMGEEEIERRLQLAEATFRTYRTTPFEERARLLNRAAELLDDAGQDIARVMTTEMGKPVKQARAEAAKCAKAMRWYAEHAESLLADEEPAEHDVKDSGASRALVRYRPLGPVLAVMPWNFPLWQVIRFAAPALMAGNVGLLKHASNVPQTALFLEDLFHQAGYTEGCFQTLLVGSGAIDGILRDERVKAATLTGSEPAGRAVASTAGDMVKKTVLELGGSDPYIVMPSADVDRAAQVAVTARVQNNGQSCIAAKRFIVHTDVYQRFAERFVEGMKALKVGDPLEEDTEVGPLSSEQGRTDLEELVDDARRSGASVLCGGERPDGPGWYYPPTVIADVDREMRIHREETFGPVATLYRAADLDEAVLIANDSAFGLSSNVWTRDEAEVDRFVRDLEAGGVFVNGMTASHPAFPFGGVKRSGYGRELSGHGIREFCNITTVWHGA from the coding sequence ATGCCCATCGCGACGGTGAACCCGGCGAACGGCGAGACGCTCAAGACGTACGAGGCCATGGGCGAGGAGGAGATCGAGCGCAGGCTCCAGCTCGCCGAGGCCACGTTCCGCACCTATCGCACGACGCCCTTCGAGGAGCGTGCCCGCCTCCTGAACCGGGCCGCCGAGCTCCTCGACGACGCCGGTCAGGACATCGCCCGGGTCATGACCACCGAGATGGGCAAGCCGGTCAAGCAGGCCCGCGCGGAGGCCGCCAAGTGCGCCAAGGCGATGCGCTGGTACGCCGAGCACGCCGAGTCGCTGCTGGCCGACGAGGAGCCCGCCGAGCACGACGTCAAGGACTCCGGTGCCTCCCGCGCCCTGGTCCGCTACCGGCCGCTCGGGCCGGTGCTGGCGGTGATGCCGTGGAACTTCCCGCTGTGGCAGGTGATCCGCTTCGCCGCACCGGCGCTGATGGCGGGGAACGTGGGTCTGCTGAAGCACGCTTCGAACGTCCCGCAGACCGCCCTCTTCCTGGAGGACCTGTTCCACCAGGCGGGCTACACCGAGGGCTGTTTCCAGACGCTGCTCGTCGGGTCCGGTGCGATCGACGGGATCCTGCGCGACGAACGCGTCAAGGCGGCCACGCTCACGGGAAGCGAGCCCGCCGGGCGCGCGGTCGCCTCCACCGCCGGGGACATGGTGAAGAAGACGGTGCTGGAGCTCGGCGGCAGCGACCCGTACATCGTGATGCCGTCCGCGGACGTCGACCGGGCCGCCCAGGTCGCGGTGACCGCGCGTGTGCAGAACAACGGGCAGTCCTGCATCGCCGCCAAGCGCTTCATCGTGCACACCGACGTCTACCAGCGGTTCGCCGAGCGGTTCGTCGAGGGCATGAAGGCCCTCAAGGTCGGCGACCCGCTGGAGGAGGACACCGAGGTCGGGCCGCTCTCCAGCGAGCAGGGGCGGACGGATCTGGAGGAGTTGGTCGACGACGCCCGGCGCAGCGGGGCGAGCGTGCTGTGCGGCGGTGAGCGGCCCGACGGGCCCGGCTGGTACTACCCACCGACCGTCATCGCCGATGTCGACCGCGAGATGCGCATCCACCGCGAGGAGACCTTCGGTCCGGTGGCCACGCTGTACCGGGCCGCCGACCTGGACGAGGCGGTGCTCATCGCCAACGACTCCGCGTTCGGGCTGAGTTCCAACGTGTGGACCCGCGACGAGGCCGAGGTCGACCGGTTCGTGCGGGACCTGGAGGCCGGCGGGGTGTTCGTCAACGGGATGACGGCCTCGCATCCGGCGTTCCCGTTCGGCGGGGTGAAGCGGTCCGGCTACGGGCGTGAGCTGTCCGGGCACGGAATCAGGGAGTTCTGCAACATCACGACGGTTTGGCACGGAGCGTGA
- a CDS encoding NAD(P)/FAD-dependent oxidoreductase has product MTETYGETYEVIVVGGGAAGLSAALVLGRARRRTLVVDAGEPRNAPAAHMQGFLTRDGMPPAEFLALGREEIKGYGVELVRDRVVEVAPGFAVTLAGGRMVRSRRLIVATGLKDELPDVPGVAERFGKDVLHCPYCHGWEVRDQAFGVLATSPLSVHQALMVSQWSKDVTFFPHTVDESAFSDDDLRRLAAAGVRVVPGEVAGLVVTDDRLTAVRLADGTTHAREVVFTAPRAVPRGELLEQLGADFQETPFGTYPVVDGNWQTTVPGVYAVGNAAGFGEQVINAASAGYRAAATVNGELLMSDLDAAVGV; this is encoded by the coding sequence ATGACAGAGACATACGGCGAGACATACGAAGTGATCGTTGTCGGGGGCGGCGCGGCCGGCCTGTCGGCGGCTCTTGTCCTGGGCAGGGCCCGGCGCCGCACGCTGGTCGTCGACGCGGGCGAACCACGCAACGCGCCCGCCGCGCACATGCAGGGCTTCCTCACCCGGGACGGCATGCCGCCCGCCGAGTTCCTGGCGCTCGGCCGCGAGGAGATCAAGGGGTACGGCGTCGAACTGGTCCGGGACCGGGTGGTGGAGGTCGCGCCGGGCTTCGCCGTGACCCTGGCGGGCGGACGCATGGTCCGCTCCCGTCGCCTGATCGTCGCGACCGGCCTGAAGGACGAGCTCCCCGACGTGCCCGGGGTCGCCGAGCGCTTCGGCAAGGACGTCCTGCACTGCCCGTACTGCCACGGCTGGGAGGTCCGTGACCAGGCGTTCGGCGTGCTCGCCACGAGCCCGCTCAGCGTGCACCAGGCGCTGATGGTCTCCCAGTGGTCGAAGGACGTGACGTTCTTCCCGCACACGGTCGACGAGTCCGCGTTCTCGGACGACGACCTGCGCAGGCTGGCCGCGGCCGGCGTCCGGGTGGTGCCCGGCGAGGTCGCCGGGCTGGTGGTGACCGACGACCGGCTCACGGCCGTACGCCTCGCCGACGGCACGACACACGCGCGCGAGGTCGTCTTCACCGCGCCGCGGGCCGTCCCGCGGGGCGAACTGCTGGAGCAGCTCGGTGCCGACTTCCAGGAGACCCCCTTCGGGACCTACCCGGTGGTCGACGGGAACTGGCAGACGACCGTGCCGGGGGTGTACGCGGTGGGCAACGCGGCCGGCTTCGGCGAGCAGGTGATCAACGCGGCGAGCGCCGGGTACCGGGCGGCGGCCACGGTCAACGGGGAGCTGCTGATGAGCGACCTGGACGCGGCCGTCGGGGTGTAG
- a CDS encoding aldehyde dehydrogenase — MIDYERLFIGGTWVEPSDPAPLDIPSPHDRSVIGRAVQARPADVDRAVAAARVSFDAGVWRLTPPAERIAVLRRFNALREENADRIARLISLENGSAGWFTRAGQPGLTRQANAYLKAAEEFGWEETLTPSDPASPVRSVVRREAIGVVAAVIPWNSPFSSATSKIIPALLAGNSVVLKVSPENSLSMGFLAELLERVGLPEGVVSVLPADRETSEYLVSHRDVDKIAFTGSTRAGRRIASLAGEQLKRVSLELGGKSAAIILPDADIDRAVAGLRFGSLLNNGESCIAQTRILAPRGRYEEIVAALKDLVESLKVGDPGDPDTFIGPMIRPDQQERVRDYIRLGIEEGARLVTGGPQIPDGLEKGNYVTPTVFADVDNSMRIAQEEIFGPVLVVIAYDDEDDAVRIANDSEYGLSGGVWSADEEHALAVARRIRTGTVTVNGASVAFDGPFGGFKASGIGREYGAVGLGTYTEYQTITV, encoded by the coding sequence GTGATCGACTACGAACGGCTCTTCATCGGCGGCACCTGGGTCGAGCCGAGCGACCCCGCACCGCTCGACATCCCCTCGCCCCACGACCGGTCGGTGATCGGCCGTGCCGTGCAGGCACGCCCTGCCGACGTGGACCGGGCGGTGGCCGCGGCACGTGTCTCCTTCGACGCCGGGGTGTGGCGGCTGACCCCGCCCGCCGAGCGGATCGCGGTCCTGCGGCGGTTCAACGCGCTCCGGGAGGAGAACGCGGACAGGATCGCCCGGCTGATCTCCCTGGAGAACGGTTCCGCGGGCTGGTTCACCCGCGCCGGCCAGCCCGGCCTGACCCGGCAGGCCAATGCCTACCTGAAGGCGGCGGAGGAGTTCGGCTGGGAGGAGACGCTCACCCCCTCCGACCCGGCGTCCCCGGTGCGCAGCGTGGTGCGCCGCGAGGCGATCGGCGTCGTGGCCGCCGTCATCCCCTGGAACTCGCCCTTCTCCTCGGCCACTTCGAAGATCATCCCCGCCCTGCTCGCCGGCAACTCCGTGGTCCTGAAGGTCTCCCCGGAGAACTCCCTGAGCATGGGCTTCCTGGCCGAGCTGCTGGAGCGGGTGGGCCTGCCCGAGGGCGTGGTCAGTGTCCTGCCCGCCGACCGCGAGACCAGCGAGTACCTCGTCTCGCACCGGGACGTCGACAAGATCGCCTTCACGGGCTCCACCCGGGCCGGCCGCCGCATCGCCTCGCTCGCGGGCGAGCAGCTCAAGCGGGTGAGTCTGGAGCTGGGCGGCAAGTCCGCCGCGATCATCCTGCCCGACGCCGACATCGACCGGGCCGTCGCGGGCCTGAGGTTCGGCTCCCTGCTCAACAACGGCGAGTCCTGCATCGCCCAGACCCGCATCCTGGCCCCGCGCGGCCGGTACGAGGAGATCGTGGCCGCGCTCAAGGACCTGGTGGAGTCGCTGAAGGTGGGTGACCCGGGGGACCCCGACACCTTCATCGGCCCGATGATCCGCCCCGACCAGCAGGAGCGGGTGCGCGACTACATCCGGCTGGGCATCGAGGAGGGGGCCCGCCTGGTCACCGGCGGCCCGCAGATCCCCGACGGGCTGGAGAAGGGCAACTACGTCACGCCCACCGTCTTCGCCGACGTCGACAACTCCATGCGCATCGCGCAGGAGGAGATCTTCGGCCCGGTCCTGGTCGTCATCGCCTACGACGACGAGGACGATGCCGTGCGCATCGCCAACGACTCGGAGTACGGCCTCTCCGGCGGTGTCTGGTCCGCCGACGAGGAACACGCCCTGGCGGTCGCCCGCCGCATCCGCACCGGCACCGTCACGGTCAACGGCGCCTCCGTCGCCTTCGACGGGCCGTTCGGCGGCTTCAAGGCCAGCGGCATCGGCCGCGAGTACGGGGCCGTCGGGCTCGGCACCTACACCGAGTACCAGACCATCACCGTCTGA
- a CDS encoding NADPH:quinone oxidoreductase family protein, giving the protein MQAWQVHENGEPSEVMRLEDVAQPQPGDGQVLLKVRAANINFPDVLMCRGHYQVRPPLPFTPGVEICGETEDGRRVIANPALPYGGFAEYAVADAAALLAAPDSLDDAEAAALHIGYQTGWFGLHRRARLEAGETLLVHAAAGGVGSAAVQLGKAAGATVIGVVGGAEKAAVARELGCDTVIDRRSEDVVAAVKEATGGRGADVIYDPVGGEAYTQSTKVVAFEGRIVVVGFAGGTIPSPGLNHALVKNYAILGLHWGLYNTKNPKLVQHCHEQLTELAARGAIKPLISERVPLAGAADAVQRLGDGVTTGRIAVVPSLGKGAAV; this is encoded by the coding sequence ATGCAGGCTTGGCAAGTGCACGAGAACGGCGAGCCGAGCGAGGTGATGCGCCTCGAGGACGTGGCGCAGCCCCAACCCGGCGACGGCCAGGTCCTGCTGAAGGTGCGCGCCGCGAACATCAACTTCCCGGACGTGCTGATGTGCCGCGGCCACTACCAGGTCCGCCCGCCGCTGCCCTTCACGCCGGGCGTGGAGATCTGCGGGGAGACCGAGGACGGGCGGCGCGTGATCGCCAACCCCGCGCTGCCGTACGGCGGTTTCGCCGAGTACGCCGTCGCGGACGCCGCCGCTCTGCTGGCCGCGCCGGACTCGCTGGACGACGCCGAGGCCGCCGCGCTGCACATCGGCTACCAGACGGGCTGGTTCGGTCTGCACCGGCGGGCCCGCCTGGAGGCCGGGGAGACACTGCTCGTCCACGCTGCCGCAGGAGGGGTCGGCAGCGCGGCCGTGCAGCTCGGCAAGGCGGCCGGGGCCACCGTCATCGGTGTCGTCGGCGGCGCCGAGAAGGCCGCCGTGGCCCGGGAGCTGGGCTGTGACACGGTGATCGACCGGCGGAGCGAGGACGTCGTCGCCGCCGTGAAGGAGGCCACCGGGGGCCGGGGCGCGGATGTGATCTACGACCCCGTGGGCGGCGAGGCCTACACGCAGTCGACCAAGGTCGTCGCCTTCGAGGGGCGGATCGTGGTCGTCGGCTTCGCCGGCGGGACCATTCCGAGCCCCGGCCTCAACCACGCCCTGGTGAAGAACTACGCCATCCTGGGCCTGCACTGGGGCCTGTACAACACCAAGAACCCCAAGCTGGTCCAGCACTGCCACGAGCAACTCACCGAACTGGCCGCCCGGGGCGCGATCAAGCCGCTGATCAGCGAGCGGGTGCCGCTGGCCGGGGCCGCGGACGCCGTGCAGCGCCTCGGCGACGGGGTGACCACCGGCCGGATCGCCGTCGTCCCCTCCCTCGGCAAGGGAGCCGCCGTATGA